A window from Pseudobutyrivibrio ruminis HUN009 encodes these proteins:
- a CDS encoding DUF6715 family protein: MKKVLRIGIAVICMVSLVVGYYAYLSRRNDSVSADDSVELSEVQAIISKDFDKNYPATPRAVVKWYNRIITAYYAEEFTQEELEQMADQARKLMDDELLQYNPKDTYIASLNLEIEDYHNRQRVIVSSSVSESGEVQYKKINGYECAFVSAYYFVREGSSYTRTYEDFCLRKDSDGNWKILTWRLSTEDEINGY, from the coding sequence TGAAAAAGGTACTGCGAATAGGAATAGCGGTAATCTGTATGGTTTCTCTTGTAGTGGGATACTATGCTTATTTGTCACGCCGCAATGATTCTGTTTCCGCAGATGATAGTGTTGAGCTGTCAGAGGTACAGGCAATTATTTCAAAGGATTTTGATAAGAATTACCCTGCTACACCTCGTGCAGTGGTTAAATGGTACAATAGAATAATTACAGCCTACTATGCAGAAGAGTTTACTCAAGAAGAGCTTGAACAGATGGCGGATCAGGCTAGAAAGCTTATGGATGATGAGTTGTTACAATACAATCCAAAAGATACCTACATTGCGTCATTAAATCTTGAAATAGAGGATTATCATAATCGTCAAAGAGTTATCGTATCGAGCTCTGTTAGTGAGTCAGGTGAAGTTCAGTATAAAAAGATAAATGGCTATGAGTGTGCTTTTGTTTCAGCGTATTATTTTGTACGCGAGGGAAGTTCGTATACTCGTACATACGAAGATTTCTGCCTGAGAAAAGATTCAGATGGTAATTGGAAGATTCTTACATGGAGGCTGTCCACAGAGGACGAAATAAATGGATACTAA
- the tsaD gene encoding tRNA (adenosine(37)-N6)-threonylcarbamoyltransferase complex transferase subunit TsaD, producing MDTKEIKILAIESSCDETAAAVVVNGRDVRSNIISTQIPLHTLYGGVVPEIASRKHIERINQVIEQALEEADMGLEDMDAIAVTYGPGLVGALLVGVAEAKAIAFATGKPLIGVHHIEGHISANYIENKELKPPFLCLVVSGGHTHLVRVEDYGKYEILGRTRDDAAGEAFDKVARAIGLGYPGGPKIEKAAHEGNPHAITFTRPKVSDGVYDFSFSGLKSQVLNYINGAQMKGETVNDKDIAASFQQTVIDTLCEHAAMAIDEFGMDKFAIAGGVASNQTLRAAMEEMCKSKGVEFYHPSPILCTDNAAMIGAAGYYEYLAGRRDSWDLNAIPNLKLGER from the coding sequence ATGGATACTAAAGAAATAAAAATTCTTGCAATAGAAAGCTCTTGCGATGAAACAGCAGCAGCTGTTGTTGTTAACGGAAGAGATGTTAGAAGTAATATCATATCTACTCAGATACCACTTCATACACTTTATGGAGGGGTAGTTCCTGAGATTGCATCCCGCAAACACATAGAAAGAATTAATCAGGTAATTGAGCAGGCATTAGAAGAAGCTGATATGGGCTTGGAAGATATGGACGCAATTGCTGTCACATATGGTCCAGGCTTAGTTGGTGCGTTACTTGTTGGCGTTGCAGAGGCTAAAGCAATAGCGTTTGCTACAGGCAAGCCTTTAATTGGCGTTCATCATATCGAGGGCCACATTAGCGCCAATTACATCGAAAATAAGGAACTCAAGCCACCATTTTTATGCTTAGTGGTTTCTGGGGGTCATACCCACCTTGTTCGAGTAGAGGATTATGGTAAATACGAAATACTTGGACGTACCAGGGATGATGCTGCAGGCGAGGCGTTTGATAAAGTAGCTCGAGCTATCGGACTGGGCTATCCAGGTGGCCCTAAAATCGAAAAAGCGGCTCATGAAGGAAATCCTCATGCAATTACATTTACACGCCCAAAAGTATCGGATGGAGTCTATGACTTCTCGTTCAGTGGACTTAAATCTCAGGTACTTAACTATATAAATGGCGCTCAGATGAAGGGTGAGACAGTTAACGATAAAGATATTGCAGCGTCCTTCCAGCAGACGGTTATTGATACGTTATGCGAACATGCCGCCATGGCTATTGATGAATTTGGCATGGATAAGTTTGCTATAGCTGGAGGCGTAGCATCCAACCAGACACTTAGAGCAGCCATGGAAGAGATGTGTAAAAGTAAGGGCGTAGAATTCTATCATCCATCACCAATTCTTTGTACAGATAATGCGGCAATGATTGGTGCTGCTGGATATTATGAATATTTGGCAGGCAGAAGGGATAGTTGGGATTTAAATGCTATCCCAAATCTTAAACTGGGAGAAAGATAA
- the ispD gene encoding 2-C-methyl-D-erythritol 4-phosphate cytidylyltransferase: protein MNKFTAIVLAAGSGKRMEQEVPKQYMNIGGAPLMSHCLRTFQKSKVTQIVLVVAPGDVEKCRKEIIERYHIDKCIAIVEGGEERYDSVYAGLKAINDGYVLIHDCARAFVTEDIIHRCMSAVALYESCVVGMPTKDTIKITDTHRKVLDTPDRSTVWTVQTPQCFEYNLIRGAYDKIMPNADPSITDDAMMVEMATDHDVHMIQGSYMNIKVTTPEDATFGEAILRNHH from the coding sequence ATGAATAAATTTACAGCGATTGTACTTGCAGCAGGTAGTGGTAAAAGAATGGAACAGGAAGTTCCTAAGCAGTATATGAATATAGGTGGAGCCCCACTTATGTCTCATTGTCTTCGTACATTCCAGAAAAGCAAGGTTACTCAAATTGTACTTGTAGTGGCACCAGGTGATGTAGAAAAGTGCCGTAAAGAAATAATTGAAAGATATCACATAGATAAGTGCATTGCTATCGTTGAAGGTGGAGAGGAGCGTTACGATTCCGTATACGCAGGTCTCAAAGCTATCAATGATGGTTATGTTTTGATTCATGATTGTGCAAGAGCATTTGTTACAGAGGATATAATCCACCGCTGTATGTCGGCTGTTGCTTTATATGAGTCATGTGTTGTAGGTATGCCTACAAAAGATACAATCAAGATTACAGATACACATAGAAAAGTATTAGATACACCTGATAGAAGCACTGTATGGACCGTTCAGACACCACAGTGTTTTGAATACAACCTTATTAGAGGCGCATACGATAAAATTATGCCTAATGCAGACCCATCAATCACTGATGATGCTATGATGGTAGAGATGGCAACTGACCATGATGTACACATGATTCAGGGGTCATATATGAACATAAAAGTGACTACTCCAGAGGATGCAACCTTCGGAGAAGCAATACTTAGAAACCACCATTAA